In a genomic window of Xylophilus rhododendri:
- a CDS encoding type II toxin-antitoxin system HipA family toxin gives MTSLISDPASAERQVYVGLAWNDDRQEIPPVGLLKLLRQGVMESGEFAYGRRYLQRPDALALNPAWLPLQDAAFPLAPRRLRDGGALPLTLQDALPDSWGRRVLEARHGGPLDDIDALLLTNDDRVGAMVFSTRLPIQPCDPPGSLLALEAVAEASRQLEAGFEVTPAMQALLRGGASLGGARPKASFFHEGRRHIAKFASRADDCDMEVVEAATLSLAAECGIEVPAFVLQPLSRGHALLVRRFDREMSPQGERRLHYLSCSALLDVAYQSSGGSYVELAQTLRRLSFRPEHDLQELFRRLVFNLAVGNTDDHVKNHGMLQDHQGRWRLAPAFDMVPQFGGMAGYQELAILPGQRDARLALAREAAPHFGLNADRAEEIVSTTLATLARRAAAAVAERGGDEALARRMADFVARQAEAISA, from the coding sequence GTGACGAGCTTGATTTCTGATCCTGCCTCCGCCGAACGCCAGGTCTATGTCGGCCTGGCCTGGAACGACGACCGCCAGGAGATCCCGCCGGTCGGCCTGCTCAAGCTGCTGCGCCAGGGCGTGATGGAGTCGGGCGAATTCGCGTATGGCCGCCGCTACCTGCAACGGCCGGATGCGCTGGCGCTCAATCCCGCCTGGCTGCCATTGCAGGATGCAGCTTTCCCGCTCGCCCCGCGCAGGCTGCGCGACGGTGGCGCCTTGCCGCTGACCTTGCAGGACGCGCTGCCCGACAGCTGGGGCCGCCGGGTGCTGGAAGCGCGCCACGGCGGTCCGCTGGACGACATCGACGCCCTGCTGTTGACCAACGACGACCGGGTCGGCGCCATGGTGTTCTCTACGCGGCTGCCGATCCAGCCCTGCGATCCGCCGGGCAGCCTGCTGGCGCTGGAGGCCGTTGCCGAGGCTTCACGCCAGCTGGAGGCTGGCTTCGAGGTCACGCCCGCCATGCAGGCCCTGCTGCGCGGCGGCGCGAGCCTGGGCGGTGCCCGGCCCAAAGCCAGCTTCTTCCACGAGGGCCGGCGCCACATCGCCAAGTTCGCTTCGCGCGCGGACGACTGCGACATGGAGGTCGTCGAGGCGGCGACCCTGTCCCTGGCCGCGGAGTGCGGCATCGAGGTGCCGGCCTTTGTCCTGCAGCCGCTCAGCCGCGGCCATGCGCTGCTGGTGCGGCGCTTCGACCGGGAGATGTCGCCCCAGGGAGAGCGCCGCCTGCACTACCTCTCGTGTTCGGCGCTGCTGGACGTGGCCTACCAGTCCAGCGGCGGCAGCTATGTCGAGCTGGCCCAGACGCTGCGGCGGCTGTCCTTCCGGCCGGAACACGACCTGCAGGAGCTGTTCCGCCGCCTCGTCTTCAACCTGGCCGTGGGCAACACCGATGACCATGTGAAGAACCACGGCATGCTGCAGGACCATCAGGGCCGTTGGCGCCTGGCGCCGGCTTTCGACATGGTGCCGCAGTTCGGCGGCATGGCCGGCTACCAGGAGCTGGCCATCCTGCCCGGACAGCGCGATGCGCGCCTGGCCCTGGCCCGCGAGGCCGCGCCGCATTTCGGCCTGAACGCCGACCGGGCCGAAGAGATCGTCTCCACGACCCTGGCCACCCTGGCCCGCCGTGCTGCAGCGGCTGTGGCCGAGC
- a CDS encoding helix-turn-helix domain-containing protein produces MKKAAASLSSLPEPAQQSLLSLGQRLRAHRISRGWTVAEMAERLLCSPTTWRALEGGKAGTSVGVLAHALWLLGQLDGLDALAPAPLVAAGRRVRRAAGQPVPGRISGDELDF; encoded by the coding sequence ATGAAAAAGGCTGCAGCCTCCCTCTCTTCCCTGCCCGAGCCGGCGCAGCAATCGCTGCTGTCGCTCGGCCAGCGCCTGCGCGCGCACCGCATCTCACGCGGCTGGACGGTCGCGGAGATGGCCGAACGCCTGCTCTGCTCGCCCACCACCTGGCGCGCGCTGGAAGGCGGCAAGGCCGGCACCAGCGTCGGTGTGCTGGCCCATGCGCTCTGGCTGCTGGGCCAACTCGACGGCCTCGATGCCCTGGCGCCCGCGCCGCTGGTGGCCGCCGGCCGCCGCGTGCGCCGTGCCGCCGGCCAGCCGGTGCCGGGCCGCATCTCGGGTGACGAGCTTGATTTCTGA
- the rpoN gene encoding RNA polymerase factor sigma-54 gives MKQGLSLRVSQHLALTPQLQQSIRLLQLSTLELSQEVEQMLDENPFLEASLDEPVQDFGSVTPEAPASEDDSYHTSADTSSTSTADTAGESEGEGGMEAEPSWDGEGGTNEVVADDGEWGGDAPARQNNLGGDEAVDATELARSQESLTAHLHRQALSLRLSPEDSAALRFLIESLNDDGYLEDSLPSLALGLAGPDEEQSEEVEELVQRFTMALRLLQHLEPAGVGARDLRECLTLQLKALRGAGTVPPALVDAALAICAQPMELLARRDVKRLVTACGVEDELVRAAMGLIARLEPKPGRRFVDVERNIVIPDVLVQKIGRGPQPRFRVQLNPDVMPRLKVHDIYASALKQHKGEGSAALQQRLQEARWFIKNIQQRFDTILRVSNAIVERQKNFFVHGELAMRPLVLREIADELGLHESTISRVTTAKYMSTPFGTFELKYFFGSALGTETGGNASSTAVRALIKQFVSSEDLRKPLSDSQISDMLKEQGIECARRTVAKYRDALRIAPANLRKSL, from the coding sequence TTGAAGCAAGGTCTGTCTCTTCGGGTTTCGCAGCATCTCGCGCTGACGCCGCAACTGCAGCAGTCGATCCGGCTGCTGCAGCTTTCCACGCTCGAACTGAGCCAGGAAGTCGAGCAGATGCTCGACGAGAACCCCTTCCTGGAAGCCAGCCTGGACGAGCCGGTCCAGGACTTCGGCTCCGTCACGCCCGAAGCCCCCGCATCCGAGGACGACAGCTACCACACCAGCGCCGACACCAGCAGCACCAGCACGGCCGACACCGCCGGTGAGTCCGAGGGCGAGGGCGGCATGGAGGCCGAACCCAGCTGGGACGGCGAAGGCGGCACCAACGAGGTCGTGGCCGACGACGGCGAATGGGGCGGCGACGCCCCCGCGCGCCAGAACAACCTGGGCGGCGACGAAGCCGTCGATGCCACCGAACTGGCGCGCAGCCAGGAGTCGCTCACCGCCCATCTGCACCGCCAGGCCCTGTCGCTGCGCCTGTCGCCCGAGGACAGCGCTGCCCTGCGTTTTCTCATCGAATCGCTCAACGACGACGGCTATCTGGAAGACTCCCTGCCCTCGCTGGCGCTCGGCCTGGCCGGCCCCGACGAGGAGCAGTCCGAGGAGGTCGAGGAACTGGTGCAGCGCTTCACCATGGCCCTGCGCCTGCTGCAGCACCTGGAGCCGGCCGGCGTGGGCGCGCGCGATTTGCGCGAATGCCTCACGCTGCAGCTCAAGGCCCTGCGCGGGGCCGGCACCGTCCCGCCCGCGCTGGTCGATGCCGCCCTGGCGATCTGCGCCCAGCCCATGGAACTGCTGGCCCGGCGCGACGTGAAGCGCCTGGTCACCGCCTGCGGCGTGGAAGACGAGCTGGTGCGCGCCGCCATGGGCCTGATCGCCCGGCTGGAACCCAAGCCCGGGCGCCGCTTCGTGGACGTGGAGCGCAACATCGTCATCCCCGACGTGCTGGTGCAGAAGATCGGCCGCGGCCCGCAGCCGCGCTTCCGGGTGCAGCTCAACCCCGACGTGATGCCGCGGCTGAAGGTGCACGACATCTACGCCAGCGCCCTCAAGCAGCACAAGGGCGAGGGCAGCGCCGCCCTGCAGCAGCGGCTGCAGGAGGCGCGCTGGTTCATCAAGAACATCCAGCAGCGCTTCGACACCATCCTGCGGGTGTCCAACGCCATCGTCGAGCGGCAGAAGAACTTCTTCGTGCACGGCGAGCTGGCCATGCGCCCGCTGGTGCTGCGCGAGATCGCCGACGAGCTGGGCCTGCACGAATCCACCATCAGCCGGGTGACCACCGCCAAATACATGTCCACGCCCTTCGGCACCTTCGAGCTGAAGTATTTCTTCGGCTCGGCCCTGGGCACCGAGACCGGCGGCAACGCGTCGAGCACGGCGGTGCGGGCGCTGATCAAGCAGTTCGTCAGCTCCGAGGACCTGCGCAAGCCGCTGTCGGACAGCCAGATCTCCGACATGCTCAAGGAGCAGGGCATCGAATGCGCGCGGCGCACCGTGGCCAAGTACCGGGATGCCCTGCGCATCGCGCCGGCCAATTTGCGCAAGTCGCTGTAG
- the lptB gene encoding LPS export ABC transporter ATP-binding protein, whose amino-acid sequence MNGAIAVSNSRLEANHLRKAYGSRTVVKDVSLSVQKGEVVGLLGPNGAGKTTSFYMIVGLVRSDGGDISIDGQPVGNLPIHRRSRLGLSYLPQEASIFRKLSVQENVRAVLELQEDENGRSLTRAAIEERLNALLADLRVEHLRDSPAMALSGGERRRVEIARALATQPRFILLDEPFAGIDPIAVIEIQRIIGFLKDRGIGVLITDHNVRETLGICDHAFIISDGRVLAQGTPEQIVDNADVRRVYLGEHFRM is encoded by the coding sequence TTGAACGGCGCGATCGCGGTGAGCAACAGCCGGCTCGAAGCCAACCACCTGCGCAAGGCCTACGGCAGCCGCACCGTGGTCAAGGACGTGTCCCTGTCGGTGCAGAAGGGCGAAGTCGTCGGCCTGCTGGGCCCCAACGGCGCGGGCAAGACCACCTCCTTCTACATGATCGTGGGCCTGGTGCGCTCCGATGGCGGCGACATCAGCATCGACGGCCAGCCGGTCGGCAACCTGCCGATTCACCGGCGCTCTCGGCTGGGCCTGTCCTACCTGCCGCAGGAGGCTTCCATCTTCCGCAAGCTCAGCGTGCAGGAGAACGTGCGTGCGGTGCTCGAACTGCAGGAAGACGAGAACGGCCGCTCGCTCACCCGTGCCGCCATCGAGGAGCGCCTGAACGCCCTGCTGGCCGATTTGCGGGTGGAACACCTGCGCGATTCGCCGGCCATGGCATTGTCGGGCGGCGAGCGCCGCCGGGTGGAGATCGCCCGGGCCCTGGCCACCCAGCCGCGCTTCATCCTGCTCGACGAGCCCTTCGCCGGCATCGACCCGATCGCGGTGATCGAGATCCAGCGCATCATCGGCTTCCTGAAGGACCGCGGCATCGGCGTGCTGATCACCGACCACAACGTGCGCGAGACCCTGGGCATCTGCGACCACGCCTTCATCATCAGCGACGGCCGGGTGCTGGCCCAGGGCACGCCCGAGCAGATCGTCGACAACGCCGACGTGCGCCGGGTCTACCTCGGCGAGCACTTCAGAATGTAA
- the lptA gene encoding lipopolysaccharide transport periplasmic protein LptA, with protein MKTSNAAPLLLLISGLLFGSCAFAEKADRTKPMNVEADALRHDDLAQTSVFTGNVVLTKGTIIIRGTRLEVRQDPDGYQFGVVTADPGKRAYFKQKRDTQPGAPDEFIEGEGEVIDYDGKADRVRFTRRAEMHRLQASTVMDEVHGNVIVYNNVTDVYTVDGSPTSTTPNASGAANASGGSTPGGRIRAVLSPRGAPGESPATSTPPVDPGGPAPALRSTPAIGGSKP; from the coding sequence ATGAAAACATCCAACGCCGCGCCACTCTTGCTGCTGATTTCCGGACTTTTGTTCGGCTCCTGCGCTTTCGCCGAGAAGGCCGACCGCACCAAGCCCATGAACGTGGAGGCCGATGCCCTGCGCCATGACGACCTGGCCCAGACCAGCGTCTTCACCGGCAACGTGGTGCTCACCAAGGGCACCATCATCATCCGCGGCACCCGCCTCGAAGTGCGCCAGGACCCGGACGGCTACCAGTTCGGCGTGGTCACCGCCGACCCGGGCAAACGCGCCTACTTCAAGCAGAAGCGCGACACCCAGCCCGGTGCGCCGGATGAGTTTATCGAGGGCGAGGGCGAGGTGATCGACTACGACGGCAAAGCCGACCGGGTGCGTTTCACCCGCAGGGCGGAGATGCACCGCCTGCAGGCCAGCACCGTGATGGACGAGGTCCACGGCAATGTCATCGTCTACAACAACGTGACCGACGTCTACACCGTCGATGGCAGCCCCACTTCGACCACGCCGAATGCCAGCGGCGCCGCCAACGCCAGCGGCGGCAGCACGCCCGGCGGCCGCATCCGCGCCGTGCTGTCGCCGCGCGGCGCGCCGGGCGAGTCGCCCGCCACCAGCACGCCGCCGGTCGATCCGGGCGGTCCCGCGCCGGCCCTGCGCAGCACGCCTGCCATCGGCGGGAGCAAGCCTTGA
- a CDS encoding thiol:disulfide interchange protein DsbA/DsbL → MDLFSHLDRRQFTGTTAALIGAAAMPGLLLPQAASAQSAAPQADKDYAVLKQPAPVDAPAGKIEVVEFFWYSCPHCNAFEPAFERWAKAVPSDVVVHRVPVSFRDDFLPQQKLYYTLEAMGKVEQLHVKVFNAIHVERQQISRDAAIIDWAAKQGLDKAKFTETFNSFSVNSKANRAKLLQDQYKVEGVPALGIAGRYYTDGQMAGSMDRALQVTDFLIAKTRKGA, encoded by the coding sequence ATGGATCTTTTCTCGCATCTCGATCGCCGCCAATTCACCGGCACCACCGCCGCCCTGATCGGCGCTGCCGCCATGCCGGGCCTGCTGCTGCCCCAGGCCGCATCCGCCCAGTCGGCCGCGCCGCAGGCCGACAAGGACTACGCGGTGCTCAAGCAGCCCGCACCGGTGGACGCGCCCGCCGGCAAGATCGAGGTGGTCGAGTTCTTCTGGTACAGCTGCCCGCACTGCAATGCCTTCGAGCCCGCATTCGAGCGCTGGGCCAAGGCCGTGCCCTCGGACGTGGTGGTGCACCGCGTGCCGGTGTCCTTCCGCGACGACTTCCTGCCGCAGCAGAAGCTCTACTACACGCTCGAAGCGATGGGCAAGGTCGAGCAGCTGCACGTGAAGGTCTTCAACGCCATCCATGTCGAGCGCCAGCAGATCAGCCGCGACGCCGCCATCATCGACTGGGCCGCCAAGCAGGGGCTGGACAAGGCCAAGTTCACCGAAACCTTCAACTCCTTCTCGGTCAACTCCAAGGCGAACCGCGCCAAGCTGCTGCAGGACCAGTACAAGGTCGAGGGCGTGCCGGCCCTGGGTATCGCGGGCCGTTACTACACCGATGGCCAGATGGCCGGCAGCATGGACCGCGCCCTGCAGGTCACCGATTTCCTGATCGCCAAGACCCGCAAGGGCGCCTGA
- a CDS encoding SPOR domain-containing protein produces MKRQFGGTFLGIVIGVVLGLGAALAVAVYVTKVPIPFMNRNASRSAEQDAMEAQKNRDWDPNSILGKRAAGGKAADTGAAPAGAATGVVAPQAPKPDATIPAAPASAAATAATPASPRSAPASSDPLGDLARTRSAAAPSTSASAASAAPASGGADAFDYLIQAGAFRTEADAEAQRARLAIMGWEARVSEREQAGRTVYRVRIGPFTRRDDAERLKDTLDSSGMESSLVRVQR; encoded by the coding sequence ATGAAACGCCAGTTCGGCGGCACCTTCCTCGGCATCGTCATCGGCGTGGTGCTCGGACTGGGCGCCGCGCTGGCCGTGGCGGTGTATGTCACCAAGGTGCCGATCCCGTTCATGAACCGCAATGCCTCGCGCAGTGCCGAGCAGGACGCGATGGAGGCGCAGAAGAACCGCGACTGGGATCCCAACTCCATCCTCGGCAAACGCGCCGCCGGCGGCAAGGCGGCCGATACCGGCGCGGCCCCGGCCGGCGCCGCCACCGGTGTCGTGGCACCGCAGGCGCCCAAGCCGGATGCCACCATCCCGGCCGCACCCGCGAGTGCTGCGGCGACGGCGGCAACGCCGGCCAGTCCGCGCTCGGCCCCGGCCTCCTCCGATCCGCTGGGCGACCTGGCCCGCACCCGCTCGGCCGCAGCCCCGTCGACCAGCGCCAGCGCCGCGTCCGCCGCGCCTGCGTCCGGCGGTGCCGATGCCTTCGACTACCTCATCCAGGCCGGCGCCTTCCGCACCGAGGCCGATGCAGAAGCCCAGCGCGCCCGCCTGGCCATCATGGGCTGGGAGGCCCGTGTCAGCGAGCGTGAACAGGCCGGCCGCACCGTCTACCGCGTGCGCATCGGCCCCTTCACGCGGCGCGACGATGCCGAGCGGCTGAAGGACACGCTGGACTCCTCCGGCATGGAATCGAGCCTGGTGCGCGTGCAGCGCTGA
- the argS gene encoding arginine--tRNA ligase has product MLSVKQDLLAALADGLESLMPGAAARAAFELPKVAAHGDLAVTAAMQLAKPLGQNPRQLGETLRQKLLASPAFERWTSAVEIAGPGFLNIRLKPEAKQQTVREILAAGDAYGRAAPTGEKVLVEFVSANPTGPLHVGHGRQAALGDAICNLLASQGKSVWREFYYNDAGVQIGTLATSTQLRAKGLKPGVEGWPEAAYNGDYIADIATDFLARKTVTADDRSTTASGDIEDLDSIREFAVAYLRREQDLDLKAFQVRFDQYYLESSLYTSGRVEAAVGKMQASGKTYELDDALWLKSTDFGDDKDRVMKKRDGTYTYFVPDVAYHLAKWERGFHTVVNIQGTDHHGTIARVRAGLQAASSVDGLGIPADYPAYVLHTMVRVVKGGEEVKISKRAGSYVTLRDLIEWTSTDAVRFFLLSRKPDTEYTFDVDLAVAKNNDNPVYYVQYAHARICSVLAAWGGDRAGLAAIDLAALDTPAAQTLMLQLAKYPDMLAAAARDFAPHDLTFYLRDLAAAYHSYYDAERILVDEEAVKLARLALVSATAQVLHNGLALLGVSAPAKM; this is encoded by the coding sequence ATGCTCTCCGTCAAACAAGACCTGCTCGCGGCGCTGGCCGACGGGCTGGAATCCCTCATGCCCGGCGCCGCCGCGCGCGCCGCCTTCGAACTGCCCAAGGTCGCCGCCCACGGCGACCTGGCCGTCACCGCCGCCATGCAGCTGGCCAAGCCGCTGGGCCAGAACCCGCGCCAGCTCGGCGAGACCCTGCGCCAGAAGCTGCTGGCCAGCCCCGCCTTCGAACGCTGGACCTCGGCCGTCGAGATCGCCGGCCCCGGCTTCCTCAACATCCGCCTCAAGCCCGAGGCCAAGCAGCAGACGGTGCGCGAGATCCTCGCGGCCGGCGATGCCTACGGTCGCGCCGCGCCCACCGGCGAGAAGGTGCTGGTCGAGTTCGTCTCGGCCAACCCGACCGGTCCGCTGCACGTGGGCCATGGCCGTCAGGCGGCGCTGGGCGATGCCATCTGCAACCTGCTGGCCAGCCAGGGCAAGTCGGTCTGGCGCGAGTTCTATTACAACGATGCGGGCGTGCAGATCGGCACCCTGGCCACCAGCACCCAGCTGCGCGCCAAGGGCCTGAAGCCCGGCGTGGAAGGCTGGCCCGAGGCCGCCTACAACGGCGACTACATCGCCGACATCGCCACCGACTTCCTGGCCCGGAAGACCGTCACCGCCGACGACCGCAGCACCACCGCCAGCGGCGACATCGAGGACCTGGACTCGATCCGCGAATTCGCCGTCGCCTACCTGCGCCGCGAACAGGACCTGGACCTGAAGGCCTTCCAGGTCCGCTTCGACCAGTACTACCTGGAGTCCAGCCTCTACACCAGCGGCCGGGTCGAGGCGGCCGTGGGCAAGATGCAGGCTTCGGGCAAGACCTATGAACTCGACGACGCGCTCTGGCTGAAGTCCACCGACTTCGGCGACGACAAGGACCGCGTCATGAAGAAGCGCGACGGCACCTACACCTACTTCGTGCCCGACGTCGCCTACCACCTGGCCAAGTGGGAGCGCGGCTTCCACACCGTGGTCAACATCCAGGGCACCGACCACCACGGCACCATCGCCCGGGTGCGTGCGGGCCTGCAGGCCGCCTCCAGCGTCGATGGCCTGGGCATTCCGGCCGACTATCCCGCCTACGTGCTCCACACCATGGTGCGGGTGGTCAAGGGCGGCGAGGAGGTCAAGATCAGCAAGCGCGCCGGCAGCTACGTCACCCTGCGCGACCTGATCGAATGGACCAGCACCGATGCCGTCCGCTTCTTCCTGCTCAGCCGCAAGCCCGACACCGAATACACCTTCGACGTCGACCTGGCCGTGGCCAAGAACAACGACAACCCGGTCTACTACGTGCAGTACGCCCATGCGCGCATCTGCTCGGTGCTGGCGGCCTGGGGCGGCGACCGTGCCGGCCTCGCCGCCATCGACCTGGCCGCGCTCGATACGCCGGCCGCGCAGACCCTGATGCTGCAGCTGGCCAAGTACCCCGACATGCTGGCCGCCGCCGCACGCGATTTCGCGCCGCACGACCTGACCTTCTACCTGCGCGACCTGGCCGCGGCCTATCACAGCTACTACGACGCCGAGCGCATCCTGGTGGACGAGGAAGCCGTCAAGCTCGCCCGCCTGGCGCTGGTCTCGGCCACCGCGCAGGTGCTGCACAATGGCCTGGCTCTGCTGGGCGTGTCCGCTCCGGCCAAGATGTGA
- a CDS encoding DUF2214 family protein: protein MVLESLLAYLHLLAILTMVVFLASEAALCRSEWLNPKAVARLGKLDLIYGIAAVAVLASGVARIVWGVKGPAYYGGNWLLHAKVGIFVVIALISIKPTLTIRRWVKAQRAGAALPAEAEVRATRRLIMLQAHLLPLIPLAATFLARGFGGRG, encoded by the coding sequence ATGGTCCTCGAATCCCTGCTCGCCTATCTGCACCTGCTCGCCATCCTCACGATGGTGGTGTTCCTCGCCAGCGAGGCAGCGCTGTGCCGCAGCGAGTGGCTCAATCCCAAGGCGGTGGCGCGGCTGGGCAAGCTCGATCTGATCTACGGCATCGCCGCCGTGGCGGTGCTGGCCAGCGGCGTGGCCCGCATCGTCTGGGGCGTGAAGGGGCCGGCGTATTACGGCGGCAACTGGCTGCTGCATGCCAAGGTGGGCATCTTCGTGGTGATCGCGCTGATCTCGATCAAGCCCACGCTCACCATCCGCCGTTGGGTGAAGGCGCAGAGGGCCGGCGCGGCCTTGCCGGCCGAAGCCGAGGTGCGCGCCACCCGGCGCCTGATCATGCTGCAGGCGCATCTGCTGCCGCTGATTCCCCTGGCGGCCACCTTCCTGGCGCGCGGCTTCGGCGGGCGCGGATAA
- a CDS encoding LysR family transcriptional regulator, with product MDKFKQVETFVSVAQRGSLTAAARAEGVASAVIGRRLDALEERLGVKLLLRTTRRLTLTHEGSAFLEDCQRILSELSEAEAGVSAGGLRASGHLRITAPAGFGRRYVAPLLPQFQAEHAGLRCSLNLGDRVVDLTGEGFDCAVRVGDMPDSSLVSLRLADNRRLCVAAPAFLQRHGRPEQPSDLARFACLTLSSEASQARGWAFAMPAEAGGTRPVEFLRPVGLLDCSDGQVLHDWCVAGHGIAWRSLWEVQDDIAAGRLVEVLADFAAPPNGIYAVVPQRKHLPLRVRLWIDFLRFHYTRPAFWQAAG from the coding sequence ATGGACAAGTTCAAGCAGGTCGAGACCTTTGTCTCGGTGGCGCAGCGCGGCAGCCTGACGGCCGCGGCGCGGGCCGAGGGCGTGGCCTCGGCCGTCATCGGCCGGCGCCTCGATGCGCTGGAAGAGCGCCTGGGCGTGAAGCTGCTGCTGCGCACCACCCGCCGCCTGACGCTGACGCACGAGGGCAGCGCGTTCCTGGAGGACTGCCAGCGCATCCTGTCCGAACTCTCCGAAGCCGAGGCCGGCGTCAGCGCCGGGGGACTGCGCGCCAGCGGCCATCTGCGCATCACCGCGCCGGCAGGTTTCGGCCGGCGTTATGTGGCGCCGCTGCTGCCGCAGTTCCAGGCCGAGCACGCCGGCCTGCGCTGTTCGCTCAACCTGGGCGACCGTGTGGTGGACCTGACCGGCGAAGGCTTCGACTGCGCGGTGCGCGTCGGCGACATGCCGGACTCGTCCCTGGTCAGCCTGCGGCTGGCCGACAACCGCCGGCTGTGCGTGGCCGCGCCGGCTTTCCTGCAGCGCCACGGCCGGCCGGAGCAGCCGTCCGACCTGGCCCGCTTCGCCTGCCTGACGCTGTCGAGCGAAGCCTCGCAGGCGCGCGGCTGGGCCTTCGCCATGCCGGCCGAAGCGGGCGGTACGCGGCCGGTGGAGTTCCTGCGGCCGGTCGGCCTGCTCGATTGCTCCGACGGCCAGGTGCTGCACGACTGGTGCGTGGCGGGACACGGCATCGCCTGGCGCAGCCTGTGGGAGGTGCAGGACGACATCGCCGCCGGGCGCCTGGTGGAAGTGCTGGCCGATTTCGCCGCGCCGCCCAACGGCATCTATGCGGTGGTGCCGCAGCGCAAGCACCTGCCGCTGCGGGTGCGGCTGTGGATCGACTTCCTGCGTTTCCATTACACCCGGCCAGCCTTCTGGCAGGCGGCGGGCTGA